One genomic region from Stackebrandtia nassauensis DSM 44728 encodes:
- a CDS encoding RpiB/LacA/LacB family sugar-phosphate isomerase, producing MRISVAADCTDGVAGSLIQALESRGHTVIPHGILAEDDRDDWAWCCAAAAADVAAGRADQGLVACWTGTGASIAANKVDGVRAALCTDAATADGARKWNDANVLALSLRLTSAPQLEEILDAWFGGQPSTDADDAANIRHLGELERR from the coding sequence ATGCGTATTTCCGTAGCCGCCGACTGCACCGACGGCGTCGCCGGGTCGCTTATCCAGGCGCTGGAATCCCGGGGGCACACGGTGATCCCGCACGGCATCCTCGCCGAGGACGACCGCGACGACTGGGCCTGGTGCTGCGCCGCAGCAGCCGCCGACGTGGCGGCGGGCCGGGCCGATCAGGGACTGGTCGCCTGCTGGACCGGCACCGGAGCCTCGATCGCCGCCAACAAGGTCGACGGCGTCCGAGCGGCCCTGTGCACCGACGCGGCCACCGCCGACGGTGCCCGCAAGTGGAACGACGCGAACGTGCTGGCGTTGAGCCTGCGACTGACCTCGGCACCGCAGCTGGAGGAGATCCTGGACGCCTGGTTCGGCGGTCAGCCCAGCACCGACGCCGATGACGCGGCGAACATCCGCCACCTGGGCGAACTCGAACGCCGCTGA
- a CDS encoding methyltransferase domain-containing protein → MDALKAVPSSRLAVVWSVVTGELARPMDCDTVEGPCRVVDVGGGTGGFAVPLAQAGYEVTVVDPSPNALAGLTRRAADAGVAERVTAVQGDTDALTGLVEPGSVRLVLCHSVLEMVDSPQLSMDAIASVLAPGGAASILGANRVGAVLSRALIGNLSAAMALLNDPDGRVGERDTLCRRFDPEELVTLVASGGLTVEQRHGVQVLADMTPGGRDTEPGAAQALREFEAATAALAPYRDIATHIHVLARKPVG, encoded by the coding sequence GTGGATGCGTTGAAAGCCGTGCCGTCGTCGCGGTTGGCCGTGGTGTGGTCGGTCGTGACCGGCGAACTGGCCCGGCCCATGGACTGTGACACTGTGGAGGGTCCCTGTCGGGTGGTCGACGTCGGCGGCGGAACCGGCGGGTTCGCGGTTCCGTTGGCGCAGGCCGGATACGAGGTCACCGTCGTCGACCCCAGCCCCAACGCGCTGGCGGGACTGACGCGGCGCGCGGCCGACGCCGGGGTCGCCGAACGCGTCACGGCGGTGCAGGGCGACACCGACGCGCTCACCGGACTCGTCGAGCCCGGCAGCGTGCGGCTGGTGCTGTGCCACAGCGTGCTGGAGATGGTCGACTCGCCGCAACTGTCGATGGACGCGATCGCCTCGGTGCTGGCCCCGGGCGGAGCGGCGAGCATCCTGGGAGCCAACCGGGTCGGGGCGGTGCTGTCGCGCGCGCTGATCGGGAACCTGTCGGCGGCGATGGCGTTGCTGAACGACCCGGACGGACGCGTGGGGGAGCGGGACACGTTGTGCCGCCGCTTCGATCCGGAGGAACTGGTGACGTTGGTGGCCAGCGGCGGGCTGACCGTGGAGCAGCGGCACGGGGTGCAGGTGCTGGCGGACATGACGCCGGGCGGCCGGGACACCGAACCCGGTGCGGCGCAAGCCTTGCGGGAGTTCGAGGCCGCGACGGCCGCCCTGGCGCCGTATCGGGACATCGCGACGCACATCCACGTGCTGGCTCGCAAGCCCGTCGGGTAG
- a CDS encoding class I SAM-dependent methyltransferase, giving the protein MRPDPDAHTRELAAKATTDPTGWFEELYAEAADGRATVPWDRGVPAALLAEWARDLDGTGKRAMVVGCGLGRDSEFIASLGFDTVAFDVSATAIATTKARHPDSRVDYVTADLLDLPGDWRHAFDLVVEDMTVQSLPDPPRAQAIANIPPLVGPGGTLLVVAAANLTGAATDGPPWPLVRAEIDAFATDGLRAANVECVPDATDPAINRWRAEFRRPS; this is encoded by the coding sequence ATGCGACCCGATCCCGACGCCCACACCCGCGAGCTGGCCGCCAAGGCCACGACCGACCCGACCGGCTGGTTCGAGGAGCTGTACGCCGAGGCCGCCGACGGCCGCGCCACCGTCCCGTGGGACCGGGGCGTACCCGCCGCGCTGCTGGCCGAGTGGGCGCGTGACCTGGACGGCACCGGCAAACGCGCCATGGTCGTCGGCTGCGGGCTGGGCCGCGACTCCGAGTTCATCGCGAGCCTGGGCTTCGACACGGTCGCCTTCGACGTCTCCGCGACCGCGATCGCCACGACCAAGGCCCGGCACCCGGATTCGAGGGTCGACTATGTCACCGCCGACCTGCTGGACCTGCCCGGCGACTGGCGGCACGCCTTCGACCTCGTCGTGGAGGACATGACCGTGCAGTCGCTGCCCGATCCGCCCCGTGCCCAGGCGATCGCCAACATCCCGCCGCTGGTCGGCCCCGGCGGCACGCTGCTGGTGGTGGCCGCCGCGAACCTCACCGGTGCCGCCACCGACGGCCCGCCCTGGCCGCTGGTCCGCGCCGAGATCGACGCCTTCGCGACCGACGGCCTGCGGGCGGCGAACGTCGAGTGCGTTCCCGACGCCACCGACCCGGCGATCAACCGGTGGCGGGCCGAGTTCCGGCGCCCCTCCTGA
- a CDS encoding RraA family protein yields the protein MTTGFENVPTTALADVLGRAQVMDTGIRPLWQPVPSVAGPAFTVRCPPGDNLMLHAAIYRAEPGAVIVVESGDLDYALAGGNVCAVAQRRGVAAFVVDGLIRDLAEVRDNGFPVFARGVIPIPGTKKAVAPLNGEVRCGGVTVNGGDIVVADEEGVVVTPFARRDEVVAAAREKLAKEEAQTLDDWEAEHRARIDKILTDNNFEG from the coding sequence GTGACCACCGGATTCGAGAACGTACCCACCACCGCCCTCGCCGACGTCCTGGGCCGCGCCCAGGTCATGGACACCGGGATCCGTCCACTGTGGCAACCGGTTCCGTCCGTCGCGGGCCCGGCGTTCACGGTGCGCTGCCCGCCCGGCGACAACCTGATGCTGCACGCCGCGATCTACCGGGCCGAGCCCGGTGCGGTCATCGTCGTCGAATCCGGCGACCTCGACTACGCGCTGGCGGGCGGCAACGTCTGCGCGGTCGCGCAGCGGCGTGGCGTCGCGGCCTTCGTCGTCGACGGACTCATCCGCGACCTGGCCGAAGTCCGCGACAACGGCTTCCCCGTGTTCGCACGCGGCGTCATCCCGATCCCGGGCACCAAGAAGGCCGTTGCCCCGCTCAACGGCGAAGTGCGATGCGGTGGCGTCACCGTCAACGGCGGCGACATCGTCGTGGCCGACGAGGAAGGCGTCGTCGTCACCCCGTTCGCCCGCCGCGACGAGGTGGTCGCCGCCGCGCGCGAGAAGCTCGCCAAGGAGGAGGCGCAAACGCTCGACGACTGGGAGGCCGAGCACCGCGCCCGTATCGACAAGATCCTCACCGACAACAACTTCGAAGGCTGA
- a CDS encoding DUF3040 domain-containing protein, with the protein MPLSEHEQRVFDEIERSLADDPKFASAVRAHDPRHRGRRRMIIGGLISVVGLIVMVLGVMNNSLWIGAVGAVVAFVGILVALHIQRKGSGELSAVGGKARRRTGKPTKRHPGGGSSWGDRLEERWRRRRDNGWQ; encoded by the coding sequence GTGCCGCTCTCCGAACATGAACAACGAGTGTTCGACGAGATCGAGCGGTCGCTCGCCGACGATCCTAAGTTCGCTTCGGCTGTGCGAGCGCACGATCCACGCCATCGCGGCCGTCGCCGCATGATTATTGGTGGGCTCATCTCCGTCGTGGGGTTGATCGTGATGGTGCTGGGAGTCATGAACAACTCCCTGTGGATCGGTGCGGTCGGCGCGGTGGTGGCCTTCGTGGGAATCCTGGTCGCCCTGCACATCCAGCGCAAGGGCTCGGGCGAACTGTCGGCCGTGGGCGGCAAGGCCCGTCGCCGCACCGGCAAACCCACCAAACGTCACCCCGGCGGCGGCAGCTCCTGGGGCGACCGCCTCGAAGAGCGCTGGCGGCGCCGCCGCGACAACGGCTGGCAGTAA
- a CDS encoding DNA polymerase IV, which produces MGRTTPSAATSDSFGPDLDDTGCPILHVDMDAFFASVEIARRPALRGKPVVVGGLGPRGVVSAASYEARPYGVNSAMPMAVARKRCPHAVFLHPDGREYSRVSKSVMAIFAEYTPLVEKLSVDEAFLDVGGSARLFGSARAIAAEIRTRVHAEHGITCTVGVAATKFIAKLASTQAKPDGLAVVPRDRILGFLHPLPITALWGVGEKTAAVLRRLGLETVADIAHATQRQLESAVGKASSAHLYALANGLDPRSVETTRVDKSVSAEVTFDADVADADELRKTVLRLSRQVAARARKAAVTGRTVAVKIRYSDFTTLSRSRTLIEPTDLAKEVYTVAAELVTANVTRPVRLIGVRLEGLADSGGRGWQPTLDSPEHGWRDVERAIDTLSDRYGSRIVRPASLLEEEVKDR; this is translated from the coding sequence GTGGGACGCACGACGCCTTCGGCAGCTACCTCGGACTCCTTCGGGCCCGACCTCGACGACACCGGCTGCCCCATCCTGCACGTCGACATGGACGCGTTCTTCGCCTCGGTGGAGATCGCGCGCCGTCCCGCACTGCGCGGCAAACCCGTCGTCGTGGGCGGCCTGGGGCCGCGCGGCGTGGTCTCGGCGGCCAGCTACGAGGCCCGGCCCTACGGCGTCAACAGCGCCATGCCCATGGCCGTGGCCCGCAAACGCTGCCCGCACGCGGTGTTCCTGCACCCCGACGGCCGCGAGTACTCCCGGGTGTCCAAGTCCGTCATGGCGATCTTCGCCGAGTACACGCCGCTGGTGGAGAAACTGTCGGTCGACGAGGCGTTCCTGGACGTCGGCGGCTCGGCCCGGCTGTTCGGTTCGGCCCGCGCCATCGCCGCCGAGATCCGGACCCGGGTCCACGCCGAACACGGCATCACCTGCACCGTCGGCGTCGCGGCCACCAAGTTCATCGCCAAACTGGCCTCCACTCAGGCCAAACCCGACGGCCTGGCGGTGGTGCCGCGCGACAGGATCCTCGGCTTCCTGCACCCGCTGCCGATCACCGCGCTGTGGGGCGTGGGGGAGAAGACCGCCGCGGTCCTGCGGCGGCTCGGCCTGGAGACGGTGGCAGACATCGCCCACGCCACCCAACGGCAACTGGAGTCGGCGGTCGGCAAGGCGTCGTCGGCCCACCTGTACGCCCTCGCCAACGGCCTCGACCCCCGCTCGGTCGAAACCACCAGAGTGGACAAGTCGGTCAGCGCCGAGGTGACCTTCGACGCGGACGTGGCCGACGCCGACGAACTGCGCAAGACCGTGCTGCGGCTGAGCCGCCAGGTCGCGGCCCGGGCCCGCAAGGCCGCCGTCACCGGCCGCACCGTCGCGGTCAAGATCCGCTACTCCGACTTCACCACCCTGTCCCGCTCCCGGACCCTCATCGAACCCACCGACCTGGCCAAAGAGGTGTACACGGTGGCCGCCGAACTCGTCACCGCCAACGTCACCCGCCCGGTCCGCCTCATCGGCGTCCGGCTGGAGGGCCTGGCCGATTCCGGCGGCCGTGGCTGGCAGCCCACCCTCGACTCTCCCGAGCACGGGTGGCGTGATGTGGAACGCGCCATCGACACCCTGAGCGACCGATATGGTTCCCGTATCGTCCGACCGGCTAGTTTGTTGGAGGAAGAGGTCAAAGACCGCTAA
- a CDS encoding alkaline phosphatase family protein yields the protein MEIDAELYEPASPRYGEAALSDILPSVLAALKVPDGNDVLGLADAELADIRRVVVLLVDGLGYHLLREAAASSEYLAAAVDGELGTLRELTTNYPSTTPTSIASLNTGVAPGQHGLTGFTVNIPGTEDMLTHIAWGPDGPDPRSWQPVPTCYERAAAAGVATTIVHRPEFVDAGLTEAIFRGGAIAPADSLAETAQEVHKALSQGDRSLVYCYYGYVDKRGHGYGPGSAPWHAAVANVNRLLRLITNGLPADAALLVTADHGMIEVPREDHIDLADHPHLRDGVRLVVGEPRSRYVHTRPGAVADVAAAWRETLGDRVEVLTRDEAVATGRFGTVTPEHLPRIGDVVVTGNRRHVIIGGDSDIPPLNSFVGFHGGLTAAELAIPLWSYRVS from the coding sequence ATGGAGATCGACGCCGAACTATATGAACCCGCCTCGCCGCGCTACGGGGAGGCCGCCCTGAGCGACATCCTGCCGTCGGTGCTGGCGGCGCTCAAGGTTCCGGACGGCAACGACGTCCTCGGCCTGGCCGACGCCGAACTGGCCGACATCCGCCGCGTCGTGGTGCTGCTGGTCGACGGCCTTGGATACCACCTGCTGCGCGAGGCGGCCGCCAGTTCCGAGTACCTGGCCGCCGCCGTCGACGGCGAACTGGGCACGCTGCGCGAACTGACCACGAACTACCCATCCACCACCCCCACCAGCATCGCCTCGCTCAACACCGGCGTCGCGCCCGGCCAGCACGGCCTGACCGGCTTCACGGTCAACATCCCCGGTACCGAGGACATGCTCACCCATATCGCCTGGGGCCCCGACGGTCCCGATCCGCGCTCCTGGCAGCCGGTGCCCACCTGCTACGAGCGCGCCGCCGCCGCGGGGGTGGCGACCACGATCGTGCACCGGCCCGAGTTCGTCGACGCCGGACTCACCGAGGCGATCTTCCGGGGCGGCGCCATCGCCCCCGCCGACAGTCTCGCCGAGACCGCCCAGGAGGTCCACAAGGCGCTGTCGCAGGGCGACCGCTCGCTCGTGTACTGCTACTACGGCTATGTGGACAAGCGCGGCCACGGCTACGGGCCCGGCTCGGCGCCCTGGCACGCGGCCGTGGCCAACGTCAACCGGCTGCTGCGGCTCATCACCAACGGCCTGCCCGCCGACGCCGCGCTGCTGGTCACCGCCGACCACGGCATGATCGAGGTTCCCCGCGAGGACCACATCGACCTGGCCGACCACCCTCACCTGCGCGACGGGGTGCGCCTGGTCGTCGGCGAACCCCGGTCCCGCTACGTCCACACCCGGCCGGGCGCTGTGGCCGACGTGGCCGCCGCCTGGCGCGAGACGCTGGGCGACCGCGTCGAGGTCCTCACCCGGGACGAGGCGGTGGCCACCGGCCGGTTCGGCACGGTCACCCCGGAGCACCTGCCCCGCATCGGCGACGTCGTGGTCACCGGCAACCGGCGCCACGTCATCATCGGCGGCGACTCCGACATCCCACCGCTGAACAGCTTCGTCGGATTCCACGGCGGCCTCACCGCCGCCGAGCTGGCGATTCCGCTGTGGAGTTACCGAGTGTCGTAA
- a CDS encoding winged helix-turn-helix domain-containing protein, with product MSEVRRITDPETLKALAHPMRQKLQRLLLQLGPATVGTLAEKVDGDPGQVSYHLRKLAEAGFIEEAPELVRDFRQRWWRAVLEPHSWSSSDFESPAGRVLVKTLNAQWVVEQFQAVRESRKSTAKEQFGEEWQGASTSSQSFLRLTAAETIEMVAEFQALCKRWSRYSEEHRDDGTPGRENVRFFYHTFPERP from the coding sequence ATGTCCGAGGTCAGACGCATCACCGATCCCGAAACTCTCAAGGCGCTCGCCCACCCGATGCGGCAGAAACTGCAACGGCTGCTGCTGCAACTGGGCCCGGCCACCGTCGGCACGCTCGCCGAGAAGGTCGACGGCGATCCGGGCCAGGTCAGCTACCACCTGCGCAAGCTCGCCGAGGCCGGGTTCATCGAGGAGGCGCCCGAACTGGTGCGGGACTTCCGGCAGCGGTGGTGGCGGGCGGTGCTGGAGCCGCATTCGTGGTCCTCGTCGGACTTCGAGTCCCCTGCGGGCCGCGTCCTGGTCAAGACGCTCAACGCGCAGTGGGTCGTCGAGCAGTTCCAGGCGGTGCGCGAAAGCCGCAAGTCCACCGCGAAGGAGCAGTTCGGCGAGGAATGGCAGGGAGCTTCCACCTCCAGCCAGTCGTTCCTGAGGCTCACCGCCGCCGAGACCATCGAGATGGTGGCCGAGTTCCAGGCGCTGTGCAAACGCTGGTCGCGCTACAGCGAGGAGCACCGCGACGACGGCACGCCTGGACGCGAGAACGTCCGCTTCTTCTACCACACCTTTCCGGAGCGTCCCTGA
- a CDS encoding MFS transporter: protein MSQAPATPASAPGPARADAPPARPAYRDGAYLRYTAGQSISIVGDQVWYVALSWAAVQLASPAVAGLIMTVSALPRLILLLLGGVYVDRFGPKKLMIGSDLLRVVVSLTAAAIALAAPSIALLVVVGLVFGIVSAVFMPAAGAMGPLLLSKEQQTAGVALRELSGRIALTVGAPLGGLLVAVGGLSLAATVDAFTFALSAWTLWSLRPRQAAKSDRPPAPTGAALKEGLSYLWNHGLVRNLMLAGLLVNLGFVGPMNVGLALLSEARGWGAGGIGYMLAGFGGGAAVSALILLRFKPRRATGLIIAACAALQAVAVFALAVVPTVWLAVAATSATGLVSGVMGVLMGSLVQVNTDDAYRGRVSSVSTVLNYGITPLAVAGSGIAVATAGMTATFAVSAALILAGGLACVARRDLRTAQLP from the coding sequence ATGTCACAAGCCCCCGCCACCCCTGCCTCCGCTCCCGGCCCGGCTCGCGCCGACGCCCCGCCCGCACGCCCGGCCTACCGCGACGGCGCGTACCTGCGGTACACCGCCGGTCAGTCGATCTCGATCGTCGGCGACCAGGTCTGGTACGTCGCGCTGTCGTGGGCGGCGGTGCAGCTCGCCTCGCCCGCCGTCGCGGGTCTGATCATGACCGTTTCGGCCCTGCCGAGGCTGATCCTGCTGTTGCTGGGCGGCGTCTATGTGGACCGCTTCGGGCCCAAGAAGCTCATGATCGGCAGCGACCTGCTGCGCGTCGTGGTGTCGCTGACGGCCGCCGCGATCGCCCTGGCCGCTCCGAGCATCGCGCTGCTGGTCGTGGTCGGGCTGGTCTTCGGCATCGTGTCGGCGGTGTTCATGCCCGCCGCCGGAGCCATGGGCCCGTTGCTGCTGAGCAAAGAACAGCAGACCGCGGGGGTGGCGTTGCGGGAGCTGTCCGGCCGGATCGCCCTGACGGTGGGGGCGCCGCTGGGCGGCCTGCTGGTCGCGGTCGGCGGACTCTCACTCGCCGCCACAGTGGACGCGTTCACCTTCGCGCTGTCGGCGTGGACGCTGTGGTCACTGCGGCCCCGGCAGGCCGCCAAATCCGACCGGCCCCCCGCCCCCACCGGCGCGGCGCTCAAGGAGGGGCTGTCCTACCTGTGGAACCACGGCCTGGTGCGCAACCTCATGCTGGCCGGGCTGCTGGTGAACCTGGGCTTCGTCGGCCCGATGAACGTGGGTCTGGCGCTGCTGTCCGAGGCTCGCGGCTGGGGTGCCGGGGGCATCGGTTACATGCTGGCCGGTTTCGGTGGCGGCGCGGCCGTCAGCGCGCTGATCCTGTTGCGGTTCAAGCCGCGTCGGGCGACCGGCCTCATCATCGCGGCGTGCGCGGCGCTCCAGGCGGTCGCGGTGTTCGCGCTGGCGGTGGTGCCGACGGTGTGGTTGGCGGTCGCCGCGACCAGCGCGACCGGCCTGGTCTCGGGTGTCATGGGCGTCCTGATGGGCTCGCTGGTCCAGGTCAACACGGACGACGCCTACCGGGGCCGGGTGTCGAGTGTGTCGACCGTGCTCAACTACGGCATCACGCCGCTGGCGGTCGCGGGCAGCGGCATCGCGGTGGCCACCGCCGGGATGACGGCGACCTTCGCGGTCAGTGCCGCGCTGATCCTTGCCGGTGGCCTGGCATGCGTCGCCCGCCGCGACCTGCGCACCGCCCAGCTGCCGTAA